A region from the Aegilops tauschii subsp. strangulata cultivar AL8/78 chromosome 5, Aet v6.0, whole genome shotgun sequence genome encodes:
- the LOC141022216 gene encoding uncharacterized protein — MLSLAWTRRGDAEAPPTPTPTWGGCSLHGLDIEVVREKDTVPGGNGNGLVAIPSYFWGARLAKRQDGGFPLYTGYSAARALVGKGAGAMADLRRLSREAEDMLAEMFASISSDGGGDAARPRVVQLRLSPELALWKSTQHAIGNVLPTKGAGLVQATPQVLALLGAADWPEAMTTTNALSGSGMANLLIGASDVRTLFSNYVVDMAFYYEHGYHKVFPSFSQLLRDGLADARSLRTPGGQQRREAVAIGASYIRAKIALEAAHRTLLKDRSGQMDRHAAQVMSLCESSILGMGAEAIARGFDVGAVTSDLVFSSPGTDVIDVGSDLVNSEVMNSFLNVADIAATGVVSETALRAIYDAYAATGARMYTQRWHEPVARMCITLYTWHLHNDRHMFLRRALLGWPKARKSPARPQREADFDEVFDTDFHTTGFSRPLDAEYACNGEETCDHVRRFLKVKGDQDHLLAALWSSIVTGPLEYVRKGEVDEQREKHLIESSRLQMVQLFSKGLIDEMVWLVAHASHHAWQVNYLFEAAMFGSILDGGELIGKLDRAE, encoded by the coding sequence ATGTTGAGTCTCGCTTGGACTCGTCGCGGCGACGCGGAGGCACCACCCACCCCAACCCCAACCTGGGGTGGCTGCTCTCTCCACGGACTCGACATTGAGGTGGTGAGGGAGAAGGACACTGTCCCTGGCGGCAACGGCAACGGGCTAGTTGCAATCCCTTCGTATTTTTGGGGCGCCCGGCTGGCGAAGCGGCAAGATGGAGGCTTCCCCTTGTACACGGGCTACTCGGCGGCGAGGGCCTTGGTCGGCAAGGGGGCGGGGGCCATGGCGGATCTGAGAAGGCTGTCTCGCGAGGCGGAAGACATGCTGGCGGAGATGTTTGCTAGCATTAGCAGTGATGGCGGAGGCGACGCGGCACGGCCCAGGGTGGTGCAACTGCGACTGTCGCCGGAGCTGGCGCTGTGGAAAAGCACGCAGCACGCAATCGGCAACGTGTTGCCCACTAAGGGCGCCGGGCTGGTCCAAGCCACGCCGCAGGTTCTCGCCTTGCTGGGCGCCGCCGACTGGCCTGAGGCGATGACAACAACCAACGCCCTATCTGGTAGCGGCATGGCGAACCTGCTGATTGGCGCCTCCGACGTGCGCACCCTCTTCTCCAACTACGTGGTGGACATGGCATTTTATTACGAGCACGGGTACCACAAGGTGTTCCCCTCCTTCAGCCAACTCCTGCGCGACGGGCTCGCCGACGCCCGCTCGCTACGAACCCCTGGTGGCCAGCAGCGACGCGAGGCCGTCGCCATCGGCGCGTCCTACATCCGAGCCAAGATCGCATTGGAGGCGGCGCACAGGACGCTCCTCAAGGACCGGTCGGGGCAGATGGACCGCCACGCCGCCCAGGTCATGTCCCTGTGCGAGAGCAGCATCCTCGGCATGGGGGCTGAGGCCATAGCCCGGGGCTTCGATGTCGGCGCCGTCACGAGCGACCTCGTCTTCAGCTCGCCCGGCACCGATGTCATCGATGTGGGCAGTGACCTGGTAAACTCCGAGGTCATGAACTCGTTCCTCAACGTGGCCGACATCGCCGCCACAGGCGTGGTGAGCGAGACGGCGCTGCGGGCCATCTACGACGCCTACGCTGCCACGGGAGCTCGGATGTACACTCAGAGGTGGCACGAGCCTGTGGCCCGGATGTGCATCACCTTGTACACTTGGCACCTGCACAACGACCGGCACATGTTCCTCCGCCGTGCCCTCCTAGGATGGCCCAAGGCCCGCAAGTCCCCGGCGCGGCCCCAGCGAGAGGCCGACTTCGACGAGGTCTTCGACACCGACTTTCATACCACCGGCTTCAGCAGGCCCCTTGACGCTGAGTATGCCTGCAATGGGGAAGAAACCTGCGACCACGTCCGGCGCTTCCTCAAAGTAAAAGGAGACCAAGACCACCTGCTGGCCGCCCTTTGGTCGTCCATTGTCACCGGTCCGCTGGAGTACGTCCGGAAGGGCGAGGTGGACGAGCAGCGTGAGAAACACCTCATTGAATCCTCGCGCCTGCAAATGGTCCAGCTCTTCTCCAAGGGCCTCATCGACGAAATGGTTTGGCTCGTCGCCCATGCAAGCCACCATGCCTGGCAGGTGAACTATCTGTTTGAGGCCGCCATGTTTGGCAGCATACTGGACGGGGGCGAGTTGATAGGCAAGCTCGATCGGGCGGAATAG